Proteins from a single region of Stutzerimonas stutzeri:
- the ngg gene encoding N-acetylglutaminylglutamine synthetase has translation MQKSQAYGQRLLRGQAPTYQRLQARFAEDGQEEPCGPVVLHCGWGRILVGHTYSDPAQLAAELLNEQAGERDIALYVAAPHQVLSYAPQQLFLDPSDTMRIWFTDYRPSQKRFRGFCVRRAQSDADWHAINGLYQSRGMMPVDPERCTPREQGGPVYWLAEDETSGQIIGSVMGVDHHRAFNDPENGSSLWCLAVSPSCPRPGVGEALVRHLIEHYMGRGLAYLDLSVLHDNQQAKALYAKLGFRDLQTFTVKRKNSFNQPLFLGPGPEATLNPYAKIIVDEARRRGIEIEVNDAEAGLFTLTQGGRRVRCRESLSDLTSAVSMTLCQDKRLTHRTLSHVGISLPAQQLAAAPGENAAFLAEHGSVVVKPVDGEQGMGVAVDLRDAAEMEDAIQRARQYDSRVILESYHPGLDLRIVVIGFEVVAAAIRRPAEVIGDGRTSIGSLIEKQSRRRQAATGGESHIPLDEETQRCLRDAGVDFDSVLPDGQRLAVRRTANLHTGGTLEDVTAQLHHDLIDAAVRAARALDIPVVGLDLLVPSPDQPEYVFIEANERVGLANHQPQPTAERFIDLLFPLSTTG, from the coding sequence ATGCAGAAGTCCCAAGCCTACGGCCAGCGTCTGTTGCGCGGACAGGCTCCGACCTACCAGAGGCTGCAGGCACGCTTCGCCGAGGATGGTCAGGAAGAACCCTGCGGCCCGGTGGTCCTTCACTGCGGCTGGGGCCGCATCCTGGTCGGCCACACCTATTCCGACCCTGCACAGCTCGCCGCCGAACTGCTCAACGAGCAGGCTGGCGAGCGCGACATCGCGCTGTATGTCGCCGCTCCGCATCAGGTGCTGTCCTATGCCCCGCAGCAACTCTTCCTCGATCCCTCCGATACCATGCGTATCTGGTTCACCGACTATCGCCCTTCGCAGAAGCGATTCCGCGGTTTCTGCGTGCGCCGCGCCCAGAGCGATGCCGACTGGCACGCCATCAACGGCCTGTACCAGTCGCGCGGGATGATGCCGGTCGATCCGGAGCGCTGCACCCCACGTGAACAGGGCGGCCCGGTGTACTGGCTGGCCGAAGACGAGACCTCGGGGCAGATCATTGGTAGCGTCATGGGCGTCGATCACCACCGCGCATTCAACGACCCGGAGAACGGCTCGAGCCTCTGGTGCCTGGCGGTTTCGCCCAGCTGCCCGCGACCGGGCGTCGGTGAAGCGCTGGTACGCCACCTGATCGAACACTACATGGGCCGCGGCCTGGCTTACCTCGACCTGTCGGTACTGCACGACAACCAGCAAGCCAAAGCGCTCTACGCCAAGCTGGGCTTTCGCGATCTGCAGACCTTCACCGTCAAGCGCAAGAACAGCTTCAACCAGCCGCTGTTCCTTGGCCCGGGCCCTGAGGCGACACTCAACCCCTACGCCAAGATCATTGTCGACGAAGCACGACGCCGTGGTATCGAAATCGAAGTCAATGATGCCGAAGCCGGGTTGTTCACCCTGACCCAGGGCGGGCGTCGCGTGCGCTGCCGCGAGTCGCTGTCGGATTTAACCTCGGCCGTCAGCATGACCCTATGCCAGGACAAGCGCCTGACGCACCGCACCCTCTCTCACGTAGGCATCAGCCTACCCGCGCAGCAACTGGCCGCAGCACCTGGAGAAAACGCCGCATTTCTTGCCGAACATGGCAGCGTTGTGGTCAAGCCGGTGGACGGCGAACAGGGCATGGGCGTTGCCGTGGACCTGCGCGATGCCGCCGAGATGGAAGATGCGATCCAGCGCGCCAGGCAGTATGACAGCCGGGTGATATTGGAAAGCTATCACCCCGGTTTGGACCTGCGCATCGTGGTAATCGGTTTCGAGGTGGTCGCCGCCGCAATACGTCGCCCGGCGGAAGTCATCGGCGATGGCCGCACCAGCATCGGTTCGCTGATCGAGAAGCAGAGCCGTCGTCGCCAGGCAGCTACCGGCGGAGAAAGCCATATTCCGCTCGACGAGGAGACTCAGCGCTGCCTGCGCGACGCCGGAGTCGACTTCGATAGCGTCTTGCCCGACGGCCAGCGCCTCGCCGTGCGGCGCACTGCGAACCTGCATACCGGCGGCACGCTGGAAGATGTCACCGCGCAATTGCATCACGACTTGATTGATGCAGCCGTGCGCGCCGCCCGCGCCTTGGACATTCCGGTGGTCGGTCTGGACCTGCTGGTGCCGTCCCCGGATCAACCGGAGTACGTCTTCATCGAAGCCAACGAGCGCGTCGGCCTGGCCAACCACCAGCCGCAACCGACCGCCGAGCGCTTCATTGACCTGCTCTTCCCGCTCAGCACCACTGGCTGA
- a CDS encoding hybrid sensor histidine kinase/response regulator, whose product MLPRSCLALLLICLSLQAWAFTPVLLDSIDTRQSLASGTMYLEDPAGELSVDDVLRLPAERLQPVTGGHVNKGKNSSTWWLRASLVNRFGMPLGGFIEINYPLLDHIELFLQHPDGSISRQLTGDRYPFADRPVKVSDFWFPVELPPGETTVLLRIKTTSTLYVPLYFSTYNASAAQQQELSGISGAFYGVLFAMFCYNLFLFAALREPAYFWYLVYTLNVGLFALSFDGLLVKWLADDGGLVALGIYALMFSHCLIAIQFSRHFLHTRELFPRLDLVLRCTLLIALGSMISGLLLDVQTWSILASITVIVASVGLLVTGAFVWRRGVRYGVYYTLAWGVLLASFILVTAGSLGFELFGLYGAAVVKASVAFELITLSIGLADRINLLKEEGYRSREAAERAASENEAKSRFLAKMSHEIRTPLNGVLGMLQLLRETPLDRSQQFYLDTISSSGNSLMAVINDILDYARIGSGKLSLEDIDFDLEVLISETIRLFTAQALEKQLSLHVGLEPGVPRRIRGDPTRLKQILMNLLSNALKFTEHGHVLLEVSCRQPQDGAPRLVFCVSDSGIGMRQEVLAQLFESFSQGDSSTTRRYGGSGLGLAISKELVEMMNGHIEVQSAPGRGSRFCFEIPLQAAVDLEDPLAQLLAGRPALLASQDPQGLEALSHLLRRWGMRTERCQTPERLPDYLTDFTAPPLLVLLAPWPGSPSQWLERLRPELEDNQRVLMLYSPIHEPPPLAPGLRLISLALPLQSAPLREALQTLYEQESHAHTEDDETSTPRPHREPCILVAEDNPVNQMVVRGLLKKRGYAVQLADNGRQAVDLYRRDPDAVQLILMDCEMPEVDGFEASRQIRKLEADQQLQAVPIIAVTAHVLAEHRQRGLDSGMDEFIGKPLESQQLYACLDSYLQGGAT is encoded by the coding sequence ATGTTGCCGCGTTCATGCCTGGCTCTGCTGCTCATTTGCCTGTCGCTACAAGCATGGGCGTTCACCCCCGTCCTGCTCGATTCCATTGATACACGCCAATCCCTCGCCAGCGGCACTATGTATCTGGAAGACCCGGCCGGCGAGTTGAGTGTCGACGATGTCCTGCGGCTACCGGCCGAACGCTTGCAACCGGTCACGGGCGGCCATGTAAATAAAGGCAAGAACAGCTCGACCTGGTGGCTGCGCGCGAGCCTGGTAAATCGGTTTGGCATGCCCTTGGGCGGCTTCATCGAGATCAACTACCCGCTGCTCGACCATATCGAGCTGTTTCTGCAACACCCGGATGGCAGCATCAGCCGGCAGTTGACCGGGGATCGCTATCCCTTTGCGGATCGGCCGGTGAAGGTCAGCGATTTCTGGTTTCCCGTTGAGTTACCTCCGGGTGAAACCACAGTACTGTTACGGATCAAGACCACCAGCACCCTCTACGTACCGCTGTACTTCAGCACCTACAACGCCAGTGCGGCCCAGCAACAGGAACTGAGCGGCATCAGCGGTGCCTTCTACGGCGTGCTTTTCGCGATGTTCTGCTACAACCTGTTCCTCTTCGCCGCGCTGCGCGAACCTGCGTATTTCTGGTATCTGGTCTACACCCTCAACGTAGGCTTGTTTGCCCTTTCCTTCGATGGACTGCTGGTCAAATGGCTGGCCGACGACGGTGGGCTGGTGGCGCTGGGGATCTACGCCCTGATGTTCAGCCACTGCCTGATCGCCATTCAGTTCAGCCGGCACTTCTTGCACACCCGCGAGCTCTTCCCGCGGCTTGACCTCGTGTTGCGCTGCACGCTGCTGATCGCGCTCGGCAGCATGATTTCCGGCCTGCTACTGGACGTGCAGACCTGGAGCATTCTGGCCAGCATCACGGTGATCGTCGCCTCGGTCGGTCTGCTCGTCACCGGCGCCTTCGTCTGGCGCCGTGGCGTACGCTACGGGGTCTACTACACGCTAGCCTGGGGCGTGCTGCTGGCCTCGTTCATCCTGGTCACAGCCGGCTCACTGGGCTTCGAATTGTTCGGCCTGTACGGCGCGGCAGTGGTAAAGGCCAGCGTCGCCTTCGAACTGATCACTCTGTCCATTGGACTGGCCGACCGCATCAACCTGCTCAAGGAAGAGGGTTATCGCTCGCGTGAGGCCGCCGAGCGGGCCGCCAGCGAGAACGAGGCCAAGAGCCGCTTCCTGGCCAAGATGAGTCACGAGATCCGCACACCATTGAATGGCGTACTCGGCATGCTGCAACTGCTGCGAGAAACGCCGCTGGACCGCAGCCAGCAGTTCTATCTGGATACCATCTCCAGCTCCGGCAACTCGCTGATGGCGGTGATCAACGACATCCTCGACTACGCCCGGATCGGTTCGGGCAAGCTAAGCCTCGAGGACATCGATTTCGACCTTGAAGTGCTGATTTCCGAAACCATCAGGCTGTTCACCGCGCAAGCGCTGGAAAAACAACTGAGCCTGCACGTGGGACTGGAACCCGGTGTACCTCGGCGGATACGTGGCGACCCCACGCGGCTCAAGCAGATTTTGATGAACCTGCTGAGCAATGCGCTGAAGTTCACCGAGCACGGCCACGTGCTGCTCGAAGTCTCCTGCCGCCAACCTCAGGACGGCGCACCACGGCTAGTGTTCTGCGTCAGCGACAGTGGCATCGGCATGCGCCAAGAGGTGCTGGCGCAGCTGTTCGAGTCCTTCTCCCAGGGTGACTCGAGCACCACACGACGCTATGGTGGCAGCGGCCTTGGCCTGGCGATCAGCAAGGAGCTGGTGGAAATGATGAACGGCCATATCGAGGTGCAGAGTGCGCCGGGCCGTGGCAGTCGCTTCTGCTTCGAAATCCCGCTGCAGGCCGCCGTCGACTTGGAAGATCCGCTCGCCCAATTGCTGGCAGGACGCCCGGCATTGCTCGCGTCGCAGGACCCCCAGGGCCTCGAAGCGTTGAGCCATCTGCTGCGGCGCTGGGGCATGCGCACCGAGCGCTGCCAGACGCCGGAGCGCCTGCCGGACTACCTCACGGATTTCACCGCCCCGCCGCTGCTGGTCCTGCTGGCGCCATGGCCGGGCAGCCCAAGCCAATGGCTGGAGCGCCTGCGCCCGGAGCTGGAGGATAATCAGCGTGTGCTCATGCTCTACTCACCGATTCACGAGCCGCCGCCGCTTGCACCTGGGCTACGTCTGATCAGCCTCGCACTACCATTGCAGAGCGCTCCGCTGCGCGAGGCGCTGCAGACACTCTACGAGCAAGAATCACACGCGCATACCGAGGACGACGAAACCAGTACGCCGCGCCCGCACAGAGAGCCCTGCATTCTCGTCGCCGAAGACAACCCGGTTAATCAGATGGTGGTTCGCGGCCTGCTGAAGAAGCGCGGCTATGCCGTTCAGCTCGCCGACAACGGACGTCAGGCAGTGGATCTCTACCGTCGCGATCCCGACGCCGTGCAACTGATTCTCATGGATTGCGAGATGCCCGAAGTCGATGGATTCGAGGCCAGCCGGCAGATACGCAAGCTGGAGGCAGACCAGCAACTGCAGGCCGTACCCATCATTGCAGTAACCGCTCATGTGCTGGCTGAGCATCGTCAGCGCGGGCTGGATTCGGGGATGGACGAATTCATCGGTAAACCGCTGGAGAGTCAGCAACTGTATGCTTGCCTGGACAGCTACCTGCAGGGCGGCGCTACGTAG
- a CDS encoding osmoprotectant NAGGN system M42 family peptidase produces MTAQLPEPDLNYMQRVLLEMLAIPSPTGFTDTIVRYVAERLAELGIPYELTRRGTIRATLKGRRYSPDRAVAAHLDTIGAIVREIHDTGRLGLAPVGCWSSRFAEGSRVSVFTDTGVIRGSVLPLLASGHAFNTAVDEAPVSWDHVELRLDAYTYSRNETCALGVNVGDFVAFDPMPEFTESGYISARHLDDKAGVAALLAALKAIVESGREPPIDVHPLFTITEETGSGAAGALPWDVSEFVGIDIAPAAKGQASSEHAVTVAMQDSGGPYDFHLSRHLLKLAGEHEIPVRRDLFRYYHSDAQSAVEAGHDIRTALVAFGCDATHGYERTHIDSLAAMSRLLCGYMLSQPVFASDAHSKDSLERFSHQLEHDAQMENDTRVPPVDTLIGRHADPQERNG; encoded by the coding sequence ATGACCGCACAACTACCTGAACCCGATCTCAATTACATGCAACGTGTGTTGCTGGAAATGCTCGCCATTCCCAGCCCTACCGGTTTCACCGATACCATCGTGCGCTACGTTGCCGAGCGCCTGGCCGAACTGGGCATCCCTTACGAACTGACCCGCCGCGGCACCATCCGCGCGACGCTCAAGGGACGCCGCTACAGCCCGGATCGCGCGGTAGCCGCGCACCTGGACACGATCGGCGCCATCGTCCGCGAGATTCACGATACCGGCCGACTTGGCCTTGCGCCCGTTGGTTGCTGGTCGAGCCGCTTTGCCGAAGGCAGTCGCGTCAGTGTCTTTACCGACACTGGTGTGATCCGCGGCAGCGTGCTACCTCTGCTGGCGTCGGGACATGCCTTCAACACTGCAGTGGACGAAGCGCCGGTCAGCTGGGACCACGTGGAGCTGCGTCTGGACGCCTACACCTATAGCCGCAACGAAACCTGCGCCCTGGGCGTCAACGTCGGCGACTTCGTTGCCTTCGATCCGATGCCGGAATTCACCGAGAGCGGCTACATCAGTGCTCGTCATCTGGATGACAAGGCTGGCGTCGCAGCCCTGCTCGCCGCGCTCAAGGCCATCGTCGAAAGTGGCCGCGAACCGCCCATCGATGTACATCCTCTGTTCACCATCACCGAGGAAACCGGTTCTGGCGCGGCAGGTGCGCTGCCTTGGGACGTCAGTGAGTTCGTCGGCATCGACATTGCGCCCGCAGCCAAGGGGCAAGCCTCGAGCGAGCATGCCGTCACCGTGGCAATGCAGGATTCTGGCGGGCCTTACGACTTCCACCTCTCGCGCCATCTGCTCAAGCTTGCCGGTGAGCACGAGATCCCGGTACGCCGTGACCTGTTCCGCTACTACCACAGTGATGCCCAGTCGGCGGTAGAGGCCGGGCACGACATTCGCACCGCGCTGGTAGCGTTCGGTTGCGATGCCACCCACGGTTATGAACGCACCCATATCGACAGTCTTGCCGCCATGAGTCGCCTGCTCTGCGGCTACATGCTCAGCCAGCCGGTCTTCGCCAGCGATGCTCATTCCAAGGATTCGCTGGAGCGTTTCAGTCATCAGCTGGAGCATGACGCTCAGATGGAAAACGACACGCGTGTACCACCCGTCGACACCCTCATCGGCCGCCATGCCGACCCGCAGGAACGTAACGGCTGA
- a CDS encoding N-acetylglutaminylglutamine amidotransferase, producing the protein MCGIAGELRFDNRPADLAAVERITQHLTARGPDACGFHSQGPLALGHRRLKIMDLCEASGQPMIDSALGLSMVFNGAIYNYPELRAELEGLGYRFFSEGDTEVLLKGFHAWGEALLPRLNGMFAFAIWERDTQQLFIARDRLGVKPLYLSRTGQRLRFASSLPALLKGGDIAGVLNPVALNHYMSFHAVVPAPDTLIAGIEKLPPASWMRVDANGATTTQRWWELQFGAREEERNYSFEDWKQRTLDTMREAVAIRQRAAVDVGVLLSGGVDSSLLVGLLREAGVADNLLTFSIGFEDAGGERGDEFKYSDLIAKHYNTRHHQLRIQEKEILEQLPAAFQAMSEPMVSHDCIAFYLLSREVAKHCKVVQSGQGADELFAGYHWYPLVDGAEDPVAAYLAAFRDRTYEEYAETVQQQWVQGDFSGDFVRQHFARPGADAAVDKALRIDSTVMLVDDPVKRVDNMTMAWGLEARTPFLDYRVAELSARIPAKFKLPDGGKYVLKEAARQVIPAEVIDRPKGYFPVPGLKHLQGATLNWVREMLLDPSQERGLYKPQALEKLLADPDGQLTPLRGSKLWQLAAVNLWLSEQGL; encoded by the coding sequence ATGTGTGGCATAGCTGGAGAACTTCGTTTCGATAACCGCCCGGCCGATCTGGCTGCGGTTGAACGCATCACCCAACATTTGACTGCGCGCGGCCCCGACGCGTGCGGTTTTCATAGTCAGGGCCCACTTGCCCTGGGTCATCGACGTCTGAAGATCATGGATCTGTGCGAGGCCTCCGGCCAGCCGATGATCGACTCGGCCCTCGGCCTGTCGATGGTCTTCAATGGCGCCATCTACAACTACCCGGAATTGCGCGCAGAGCTGGAAGGCCTGGGTTATCGCTTCTTCTCCGAAGGCGATACCGAAGTTCTGCTCAAGGGCTTCCATGCCTGGGGCGAAGCGCTGCTGCCGAGACTGAACGGCATGTTCGCCTTTGCCATCTGGGAGCGCGATACGCAGCAGCTGTTCATCGCCCGCGACCGTCTCGGCGTCAAGCCGCTGTATCTGTCGCGTACCGGCCAGCGCCTGCGCTTCGCCTCGTCGCTGCCGGCGCTGCTCAAGGGTGGCGATATCGCCGGTGTACTGAATCCGGTGGCGCTGAATCACTACATGAGCTTCCACGCCGTGGTTCCGGCGCCGGACACGCTGATCGCCGGGATCGAGAAGCTGCCGCCGGCCAGCTGGATGCGCGTCGACGCCAATGGTGCGACCACCACCCAGCGCTGGTGGGAACTGCAATTCGGCGCCCGTGAAGAGGAACGCAATTACAGCTTCGAAGACTGGAAGCAGCGCACGCTGGATACCATGCGCGAGGCAGTGGCGATTCGTCAGCGCGCCGCGGTGGATGTCGGCGTGCTGCTCTCCGGTGGTGTCGACTCCAGCCTGCTGGTCGGCCTGCTGCGCGAAGCCGGTGTGGCGGACAACCTGCTGACCTTCTCCATCGGCTTCGAAGACGCCGGCGGCGAGCGCGGCGACGAGTTCAAGTACTCGGACCTGATCGCCAAGCACTACAACACGCGTCATCACCAGCTGCGTATTCAGGAAAAGGAAATCCTCGAACAGCTGCCCGCCGCCTTCCAGGCGATGAGCGAGCCGATGGTCAGCCATGACTGCATCGCCTTCTACCTGCTCTCGCGGGAAGTGGCCAAGCACTGCAAGGTGGTGCAGAGCGGCCAGGGCGCCGACGAACTGTTCGCCGGCTACCACTGGTATCCGCTGGTGGACGGCGCCGAAGACCCGGTGGCGGCCTACCTCGCCGCGTTCCGCGATCGCACGTACGAGGAATATGCCGAGACCGTGCAGCAGCAGTGGGTCCAGGGCGACTTCTCGGGCGACTTCGTGCGCCAGCACTTCGCCCGGCCCGGCGCCGATGCGGCGGTGGACAAGGCCCTGCGCATCGACAGCACGGTGATGCTGGTCGATGATCCGGTCAAACGCGTCGACAACATGACCATGGCCTGGGGCCTGGAGGCGCGCACGCCGTTCCTCGACTACCGCGTGGCCGAGCTGTCGGCGCGGATTCCGGCGAAGTTCAAGCTGCCCGACGGCGGCAAGTACGTGCTCAAGGAAGCCGCACGCCAGGTGATCCCCGCCGAGGTGATCGACCGGCCGAAGGGCTATTTCCCGGTGCCGGGCCTCAAGCATTTGCAGGGTGCGACGCTGAACTGGGTTCGCGAGATGCTGCTCGACCCCAGTCAGGAACGCGGCCTCTATAAGCCGCAGGCACTGGAGAAACTGCTCGCCGATCCGGATGGCCAGCTCACGCCGCTGCGCGGTTCAAAACTCTGGCAGCTGGCAGCGGTCAACCTATGGTTGAGCGAACAAGGCCTTTGA
- a CDS encoding DUF485 domain-containing protein — protein sequence MNNEDVYRQIYANPRFQELVAKRGRFAWLLSAVMLGAYLAFILLIAFEPKILGIPLSANTVTTWGIPVGVGVIFMAFILTGVYVQRANGEFDRINQEILNEAQK from the coding sequence ATGAACAATGAAGACGTTTACCGGCAGATCTATGCCAACCCGCGTTTCCAGGAGCTGGTTGCCAAGCGCGGCCGTTTCGCCTGGCTGCTGTCGGCCGTGATGCTTGGTGCTTATCTGGCGTTCATCCTGCTGATCGCCTTCGAGCCAAAGATCCTCGGCATTCCGCTTTCGGCCAATACCGTCACCACTTGGGGAATCCCGGTGGGCGTTGGCGTGATCTTCATGGCCTTCATCCTGACGGGGGTCTACGTGCAGCGCGCCAACGGCGAGTTCGATCGCATCAACCAGGAAATCCTCAACGAGGCACAGAAATGA
- a CDS encoding DUF2061 domain-containing protein translates to MLKTVTFTVMHFCIAFSVTYALTGSIAIGGLVAAVEPLCNSVAFYFHEKIWQRFERNPNRARSVPKHAWLHHQA, encoded by the coding sequence ATGCTCAAGACCGTGACGTTTACCGTGATGCACTTTTGCATTGCCTTCTCGGTTACTTACGCGCTGACCGGTAGTATCGCTATCGGTGGCCTGGTCGCAGCGGTCGAACCACTGTGCAATTCCGTGGCGTTCTACTTCCACGAGAAGATCTGGCAGCGCTTCGAGCGCAACCCTAACCGCGCACGCAGTGTTCCCAAACACGCCTGGCTGCACCACCAGGCATGA
- a CDS encoding YheU family protein, with translation MLIPHDQLEPDTLTRLIEDFVTREGTDNGDETPLEIRVTRVRRALDKGEAVIVFDADSQQCQLALRRDVPREWLD, from the coding sequence ATGCTCATACCCCACGATCAGCTCGAACCGGACACCCTGACCCGCCTCATCGAGGACTTCGTCACCCGCGAGGGCACCGACAATGGCGACGAAACACCGCTGGAAATCCGGGTGACGAGAGTGCGCCGCGCGCTGGACAAGGGTGAAGCGGTGATCGTGTTCGATGCCGATAGCCAACAATGCCAGCTGGCCCTCAGGCGCGACGTACCGCGCGAATGGTTGGACTGA
- a CDS encoding cation acetate symporter gives MIARFLMAALLLAVSPALLADAITGEVEKQATNYTAIIMFVVFIVFTMGITKWAAKRNTSTADYYTAGGSITGFQNGLAIAGDFMSAASFLGISALVYTSGYDGLIYSIGFLVGWPIILFLMAERLRNLGKFTFSDVASYRLGQTQIRLLSAFGSLIVVAFYLIAQMVGAGKLIQLLFGLDYYVAVVLVGVLMVMYVLFGGMLATTWVQIIKAVLLLSGASFMAVMVMKSVGFDFGSLFAEAVKIHEKGAQIMSPGGLVSDPISAISLGLALMFGTAGLPHILMRFFTVSDAKEARKSVFYATGFIGYFYILTFIIGFGAILLVSTNPDFKDVTGAIVGGTNMVAIHLASAVGGNLFLGFISAVAFATILAVVAGLTLAGASAVSHDLYACVIKQGKAREEDEMRVTKLTTLSLGVVAILLGIIFEKQNIAFMVGLAFSIAASCNFPVLFLSMYWKGLSTRGALFGGSLGLFTALLLTIISPTVWVDVFGFAEAIFPYKYPALFSMAAAFAGIWFFSVTDKSKRAGEERERFFAQFVRSQTGLGATGAVAH, from the coding sequence ATGATCGCGCGTTTCCTGATGGCTGCCCTGCTGTTGGCAGTCTCGCCCGCGCTGCTCGCCGATGCCATTACCGGCGAGGTTGAGAAGCAGGCCACCAACTACACCGCCATCATCATGTTCGTGGTGTTCATCGTGTTCACCATGGGCATCACCAAGTGGGCGGCCAAGCGCAACACCTCCACGGCTGATTACTACACCGCGGGCGGCAGCATCACCGGCTTCCAGAACGGCCTGGCGATTGCCGGTGACTTCATGTCGGCGGCGTCCTTCCTGGGCATTTCCGCGCTGGTCTACACCAGCGGCTATGACGGTCTGATCTACTCCATCGGCTTTCTCGTCGGCTGGCCGATCATCCTCTTCCTGATGGCTGAACGCCTGCGCAACCTGGGTAAGTTCACCTTTTCGGACGTGGCGTCCTATCGCCTCGGCCAGACCCAGATCCGTCTGCTTTCGGCCTTCGGTTCGCTGATCGTGGTGGCTTTCTACCTGATCGCGCAGATGGTCGGTGCGGGCAAGCTGATCCAGTTGCTATTCGGCCTCGACTACTACGTCGCCGTGGTACTGGTCGGTGTTCTGATGGTCATGTACGTGCTGTTCGGCGGCATGCTGGCGACCACCTGGGTGCAGATCATCAAGGCGGTCCTGCTGCTGTCCGGCGCCAGTTTCATGGCCGTCATGGTGATGAAGAGTGTCGGTTTCGACTTCGGCAGCCTGTTCGCCGAGGCGGTGAAGATCCACGAGAAAGGCGCGCAGATCATGAGCCCGGGCGGCCTGGTTTCCGACCCGATCTCGGCAATCTCCCTCGGCCTCGCGCTGATGTTCGGCACCGCCGGCCTGCCGCACATCCTGATGCGCTTCTTCACCGTCTCCGACGCCAAGGAAGCGCGTAAGAGCGTGTTCTACGCCACCGGCTTCATCGGCTACTTCTACATCCTGACCTTCATCATCGGCTTTGGCGCGATCCTGCTGGTCAGCACCAACCCGGACTTCAAGGACGTCACTGGCGCCATCGTCGGCGGCACCAACATGGTCGCCATCCACCTGGCCAGCGCGGTGGGCGGCAACCTGTTCCTCGGCTTCATCTCCGCGGTCGCCTTCGCCACCATTCTCGCGGTGGTTGCGGGTCTGACCCTGGCCGGTGCCTCGGCGGTTTCCCATGACCTCTATGCCTGCGTGATCAAGCAGGGCAAGGCGCGGGAAGAGGACGAGATGCGCGTAACCAAGCTGACCACCCTGAGTCTGGGCGTGGTGGCGATTCTGCTCGGCATCATCTTCGAGAAGCAGAACATCGCCTTCATGGTGGGCCTGGCGTTCTCCATCGCCGCCAGCTGCAACTTCCCAGTGCTGTTCCTTTCCATGTACTGGAAGGGCCTGAGCACCCGTGGTGCGCTGTTTGGTGGCTCGCTGGGGCTGTTCACCGCGTTGCTGCTGACCATCATCAGCCCGACCGTGTGGGTCGACGTATTCGGCTTCGCCGAAGCGATCTTCCCCTACAAGTACCCGGCGCTGTTCTCGATGGCTGCGGCATTCGCCGGCATCTGGTTCTTCTCGGTCACCGACAAGTCCAAACGTGCTGGAGAGGAGCGCGAGCGCTTCTTCGCCCAGTTCGTTCGTTCGCAGACCGGCCTGGGGGCTACTGGCGCTGTCGCGCACTGA
- a CDS encoding SDR family oxidoreductase produces MHNRMMITGAGSGLGREIALRWAREGWQLALSDVNEGGLAETLKMVREAGGDGFTMRCDVRDYSQLIGFAQACEEKLGGIDIVVNNAGVASGGFFDELSLEDWDWQIAINLMGVVKGCKAFLPLVQKSKGKIINIASMAALMQAPGMSNYNVAKAGVVALSESLLVELRQAEVSVHVVCPSFFQTNLLDSFRGPTPNVKAQIGKLLESSPITAADIADYIHQQVAKGEFMILPHDEGRMAWKVKQQNPRAIYDEMALLAEKKRAKSKAL; encoded by the coding sequence ATGCACAACCGCATGATGATAACCGGTGCCGGCTCCGGGCTCGGTCGCGAGATTGCCCTGCGCTGGGCGCGTGAGGGCTGGCAGCTGGCGCTTTCCGATGTCAACGAAGGCGGCCTGGCGGAAACCCTGAAGATGGTCCGCGAAGCGGGCGGTGACGGCTTCACCATGCGCTGCGACGTGCGTGACTACAGCCAGTTGATCGGCTTCGCCCAGGCCTGCGAGGAGAAGCTCGGCGGCATCGACATCGTGGTCAACAACGCCGGCGTGGCTTCCGGCGGCTTCTTCGACGAGCTGTCGCTGGAGGACTGGGACTGGCAGATCGCGATCAACCTGATGGGCGTGGTCAAGGGCTGCAAGGCATTCCTGCCGCTGGTGCAGAAGAGCAAGGGCAAGATCATCAACATCGCCTCGATGGCGGCTCTGATGCAGGCGCCGGGCATGAGCAACTACAACGTGGCGAAGGCTGGTGTGGTGGCGTTGTCGGAAAGCCTGCTGGTCGAGCTGCGCCAGGCCGAGGTTAGCGTGCACGTGGTCTGCCCGTCGTTCTTCCAGACCAACCTGCTGGATTCCTTCCGCGGCCCGACGCCGAACGTGAAGGCGCAGATCGGCAAGCTGCTGGAGTCCTCGCCGATCACCGCGGCGGACATCGCCGACTACATCCACCAGCAGGTCGCCAAGGGCGAATTCATGATCCTGCCGCACGATGAGGGCCGCATGGCCTGGAAGGTCAAGCAGCAGAACCCGCGGGCGATCTACGACGAGATGGCGCTGCTGGCCGAAAAGAAGCGCGCCAAGAGCAAGGCGCTCTGA